AGGCGGAGGTACTCCCAACTATTTATCCCTCAGTCAAGTTGAGACTCTTGGAATACCCTTTGCAATCATTTCCAGTTTGATGATGACGCGGAAATCTCCATTGAAGTGAATCAGCGATCGCTTGATCGAGAATATCTGTTTTTCTTGAAAGAACTAGGATTCAACCGGATCAGTTTTGGCATTCAAGACTTCAATTCTCAAGTACAGCAAGCAGTCAATCGGGTTCAACCGGAAAGAATGCTGTTTCAAGTAATGGTCTGGGGGCACGGCGTACAGAAAAGCTAGAAGCGATTGTCAAAGAGATCCGCGAGCAGGGAAACATTGCAGAATTCAAAGCAGTGGATCTTCGCGATCGCGAGGATGTGAAAGCATTCATCCATTTTGCTAAAGAAAAATTTGGTCGCGTCGATGTGATCTTCAACAATGCAGGTGTGATGCCCTTGTCTCCAATGAATGCCCTGAAAGTCGAGGAGTGGGACACCATGATTGATGTAAATATCCGTGGCGTATTGAACGGCATTGTAGCTGGTTTACCGATCATGGAAGCACAAGGCGGCGTACAGTTTATCAATACTGCGTCGATCGCTGCTCACATGGTAGGGCCAACCAGTGCAGTCTACTCCGCGACAAAATATGCTGTTTGGGCGATATCTGATGGACTGCGCCAGGAGTCGAAGAACATTCGCGTGACCATCATATCCCCCGGTGTCGTTGAGACCGAACTCGGCTCTGATATCACGGATGATGCAGTAAAAGGCTTCTTGAAAGAACTCCGCAAAACTGCCCTCACCCCTCAGGCGATCGCCCAATCTGTCTTATTTGCTGTGTCCCAACCGGATGATGTCGATGTCAACGAAATCATTGTCCGCCCGACAGCCAGCGCCTTCTAGGTATTGAAGACATCACTTCTGTGTCCCTTCTTTGCGTCATGAGCTTGATTGACACAGACAAGACACTTTTACCATTCTGAGTACTCAGTACTCCTCTTCTTACCCAGCACGGGCTAAACCTTAGCTATCCGCTAACAGCACTTTTAACTCAGCACTCTTCATCGACTTTGTTGTTTCAGCCAGAAAAGAAACCTATGAGCCGAAGATATTATAAAAAAATATTCAATTAACTCTTGTGGGGTGGGCGAGACGCCCACCCCACAATATTGGATAATTTATTTCTTGAAGTTCCCTTACTCAGCACCCAGGACTGAGTAAGTAAAACCCATCTAAGCAGGTTAAAAAAACCTTGATTTTATTAGTCCACGGAGGTGGACTTTGCTTATGTAGCTGCGACTTCCAGTCGCCCAGCTTGGAATTTCCTAACGGCGTCTGCTGCCAAAACCAGTTGAACGACGGGGGGCTGTACTACGCCCACTACCAAAACCACTACCAGAATTGCGTTTGGTAGTGCTGGAATTACCAGAGGGTCTTAAGTTACTACCACCAAAACCAGAACCAGAAGGACGGTTATTACCTGTAGTGCTACGCGGTGTATTGCGTATATTTGAATTGCCAGGATATGACCTTCTAATTGTCCCTGTATTGCGGAACGCAGTCCGATTTGTCACGGCTGCGGGTGGCGCGTTGTAGCGAGTTTGATAACTTTGAACTGCTTGGCCATAGCTTCCGCCATATCCACCGAAGCCACTTAATCCTTGTCCTGGTTGATAGGCAGGGGGTACATAATACTGGGGTCTAAACAACAGACTACCAAGTGCCTGACCCGCCAAGCTACCAGCTACAGACCCCGCAAAGGGTGCCCAAAAGCTATTTTCTCGACGGACTACAACCGTTTCTTGTTGTCCTGTTTGGGGATTGGTTTTATTTTCGGTAACGTTGTGGACGTACTCAATTTTAAAGTCTTCTGTTAGATATAAAATTGGCTGTCCTTTTTCTACCTTTAGATAGGTTTTCTTACCTTCCTTGATTTCATCATCAGTTAACCGTGCCATTTGCAAATTTTCGGTTGAAAATGTCGGTGGCTTATTGTTAAGTAAAAACAAGCTGTACTCACCACTTGCATCATCATAAGTAGCTTGTTGTATTTGATACTGCCCGTCACTCAGCTTAGTGGTATTAGAGGTTTGGCTAACGTTCTTAGCTGGAGAGTTAGTTTGATTTTCGCCACCACAGGCGACAGTTGTGATACACAAACTCAGAGCTAAAAAAACGGCTGTAAATTTACGTACTATGGTCATGATCATTGAATTATTGTCCTACCTCTGAGCTTAACAATTTCTCGATGTGAGTAGTAAGTACGGACTACCCAACAGATTACAAAGGAATCAATTCGGGGTAATATTGCAACAGTTGATCGCTAGTGAGTTCATCGCCTAACTGTGCTGGCGAGAAATGTACTTGGATTGCCTGGAGCTTATGTTTATAGTGTAGGTTGATTAGAGCTTTCAAAGCTTCTTTGAGTGCCTGAACGTTAGAAAGGTCAGTTTCTAACTCTGGTACTTCCCCTTCATAAGCTACTGTAAGCATCACAATGACATTACGGGTTACAGGTATTGATAATGGTTCATTCAACCCAGAGTCAGAACTGTAATTTGGTTCGCTGAGATATCTTTCGGCAGAGTCAGTAAATAATTCGTTGACATAATCTCCCGCCTCGCCTTCACTCCAAAATACATCACCTTCGTTAGCAGCAGAAAGCCAATATTCATCATATTGCAGCAGGGTTTGGCTAATTTCTACTAATCCTTCTCCCAAAACTTCTAAGTCACCATCGGCATCGATCGCATCTCGCCCAGCACTATTTAATACTCCCAAAATTGGCGCTACTTCGCCTCCCCCTAAGTGCAGAAATAGGCGGAATACTACATAGCGGGTTCGACCGATCATTTTATTAAAAATGTTACTCATTTCCTTCCTCCATTTTTTTTGTTATTACTCATGAGGCATTGAACTAATGACTAATGACTAATATAGTGAAATCCTTTGATGAAATCTATAACCATATCTAAGGAAGGTAATATATATTTGGTTGGTTCACTAGATATATCATCATAAGTTGAAGCCTTGAGAGCAGAACGATTAATAAATCTTTTCCCAAAATTGGGATGGTCATGAACAATCAAAATATGAGCGCTGGAATTTGTTAAAATTATTTGGGTTGGGGCTTTACAAAAATTTAATTTTGCAGCTACTTCAATATTTTTTTTCACTTGTTTAATTGTTGTAGCCTGACTCGTAGCTTCTTCTAAAAGAATATTTAATTGTTTCACCATATCGGGTGATTTTAAATCTTGGTTCCCAACAACTTGACTATTAATCATTTCCACCAGGCTGGAAATATTTTTTTGAGTAGATACGGCATCTAAAAAGGGAAGAACCACAATGTAAGCAGTGGGGAATAATGCTTCGTCGCTATCTACATGAAATGTAAAAATAGTTCGACGACGACCACTTTCGATGCTTGGGGGTTGTTTTAGCACCCGATATTCTTGAGCAATTTGGTAGTAAGCGCCTGCGATCGCAAAATTGGCTTCGTGTTCTAAGGCTGCATCAACGATAATCCTTATTGTTGGCGGTGTTTCGTTAAAAAAATCTCGTGACTCTTCAGAATGGAAGTTTTGGACAATGGAGCGATCGCCATTTGGACTCAGATCAACCCATTCACAAATCATCCCTTCGGTTTTTAAACCAAATCTGGAGGTGGCATAAAGTTTGGCTCCAGTTAAAGTTGCTCCTGTTAAATCAGCACCGATCCATTCCGCCCTAATTAATTTTGCCTGGGTTAAGTTGGCGTGGACTAAACTCGTATTTGTTAAGTTGGCATTACTTAAATCTGCGCCAAT
This Nostoc sp. C052 DNA region includes the following protein-coding sequences:
- a CDS encoding SDR family oxidoreductase produces the protein MAEFKAVDLRDREDVKAFIHFAKEKFGRVDVIFNNAGVMPLSPMNALKVEEWDTMIDVNIRGVLNGIVAGLPIMEAQGGVQFINTASIAAHMVGPTSAVYSATKYAVWAISDGLRQESKNIRVTIISPGVVETELGSDITDDAVKGFLKELRKTALTPQAIAQSVLFAVSQPDDVDVNEIIVRPTASAF
- a CDS encoding DUF1517 domain-containing protein, with protein sequence MSNIFNKMIGRTRYVVFRLFLHLGGGEVAPILGVLNSAGRDAIDADGDLEVLGEGLVEISQTLLQYDEYWLSAANEGDVFWSEGEAGDYVNELFTDSAERYLSEPNYSSDSGLNEPLSIPVTRNVIVMLTVAYEGEVPELETDLSNVQALKEALKALINLHYKHKLQAIQVHFSPAQLGDELTSDQLLQYYPELIPL
- a CDS encoding pentapeptide repeat-containing protein translates to MTVEELLEKYAAGVLNFSGVDLPEANLSGVKLSGVNLSDANLSIVNLSGANLSEANLSNAKLNVARLSGANLCSAILNNASLNVANLIRADLSRAQLRGASLIRAELVRADLSRADLLEADLTSADLREATLRQANLRHANLNETILRGASLTGANLEMANLNSSDLSRSDLSGANLREAELRQANLSHTNLSGADLSGANLRWADLSGANLRWADLSGAKLSGADLIGADLSNANLTNTSLVHANLTQAKLIRAEWIGADLTGATLTGAKLYATSRFGLKTEGMICEWVDLSPNGDRSIVQNFHSEESRDFFNETPPTIRIIVDAALEHEANFAIAGAYYQIAQEYRVLKQPPSIESGRRRTIFTFHVDSDEALFPTAYIVVLPFLDAVSTQKNISSLVEMINSQVVGNQDLKSPDMVKQLNILLEEATSQATTIKQVKKNIEVAAKLNFCKAPTQIILTNSSAHILIVHDHPNFGKRFINRSALKASTYDDISSEPTKYILPSLDMVIDFIKGFHYISH